Proteins encoded by one window of Clostridium bornimense:
- a CDS encoding MATE family efflux transporter, with translation MQRDKTIKRKLFNYTWPIFIESVLLSFLGSMDVFMLGKFSDNAVAAVGVSNQIIWMFSLMFGIITSGTSILTAQYIGANKKNKSSNNDNIIRLCGVSICFNTLIGIFCSGLVVVGSTVMLKMLNTSEEILGIGKEYLVIVGGFIFTQSILQTFTAILRPHGYTKVCMYVTLIMNITNVICNYIFIFGKFGVPELGAVGAAIGTSTSRIIGMIILGIVLYVKILRGNSLKCIKVSPEDDLKNILAIGIPAAGEQISYNLSQLVITSFINMISINAMATKSYAMNLISFAYIFSTSLGQGTSILVGQLVGEDKNDEALNIGINSIKKSILVSVLISGVFALFGSRLMSLFSNNAVIIEMGALVLIIDVFLEPGRSINLVGINSLRAAGDVKFPVYIGIISMWIFGVGLAYILGIQFKLGLIGMWIAFAIDEWFRGILVYNRWKKRRWQGKAFTNEVEADAC, from the coding sequence ATGCAAAGGGATAAAACTATTAAAAGGAAGTTATTTAATTACACATGGCCTATATTCATAGAATCAGTATTACTTTCTTTTTTAGGAAGTATGGATGTATTTATGCTTGGAAAATTTTCAGATAATGCTGTTGCAGCAGTGGGCGTTTCTAATCAGATTATATGGATGTTTAGTTTAATGTTCGGGATAATAACCTCGGGGACTTCAATTTTAACAGCACAATATATTGGAGCAAATAAAAAAAATAAAAGTAGTAATAATGATAATATTATTAGGTTATGTGGTGTTTCTATATGTTTTAATACTTTGATAGGTATATTTTGTAGTGGTCTAGTTGTAGTTGGAAGTACTGTAATGCTTAAGATGTTAAATACCTCAGAAGAGATTCTAGGAATAGGTAAAGAATATCTTGTTATTGTTGGTGGTTTTATTTTTACACAGTCTATACTACAAACGTTTACTGCAATTTTGAGACCACATGGGTACACAAAGGTTTGTATGTATGTTACTTTAATAATGAATATAACAAATGTAATTTGTAACTACATCTTTATATTTGGTAAATTTGGAGTTCCGGAATTAGGTGCCGTTGGTGCTGCTATAGGAACTAGTACCAGTAGAATAATTGGTATGATAATACTTGGTATTGTTTTATATGTAAAGATATTAAGAGGAAATTCCTTAAAATGTATAAAGGTTTCACCTGAAGATGATTTAAAAAATATATTAGCAATAGGTATACCAGCTGCTGGAGAACAAATATCATATAATTTATCACAATTAGTAATTACATCTTTTATAAATATGATTAGTATAAATGCTATGGCTACAAAAAGCTATGCTATGAATCTAATAAGTTTTGCATATATATTTTCTACTTCATTAGGACAAGGGACTAGTATATTAGTAGGGCAATTAGTTGGTGAGGATAAAAATGATGAGGCATTAAATATAGGAATTAATTCAATAAAAAAATCAATTTTAGTAAGTGTATTAATTAGTGGAGTATTTGCACTTTTTGGTAGTAGACTAATGTCTTTATTCTCTAATAATGCTGTAATAATTGAAATGGGAGCTTTAGTATTAATTATAGATGTATTTTTAGAACCAGGCAGATCTATAAATCTAGTTGGTATTAATTCCTTAAGAGCAGCTGGGGATGTTAAATTCCCCGTTTATATAGGTATAATATCAATGTGGATATTTGGAGTTGGACTTGCATACATACTAGGTATACAATTTAAACTTGGATTAATCGGTATGTGGATAGCATTTGCTATTGACGAATGGTTTAGAGGAATTTTAGTCTATAATAGATGGAAAAAGAGAAGGTGGCAAGGTAAGGCCTTTACTAATGAAGTAGAGGCAGATGCATGTTAA
- a CDS encoding NCS2 family permease, whose translation MENLSPKERILPILSNKKVDYKKEVVAGITTFLTMAYIIAVNPQILGATGMDQGALVTATCLTAAIGCILMGIFANLPFALASGMGLNAYFAYSVVIGKGISWEVALTAVFVEGIIFILLSLFKVREAVVNAIPKNLKLAVTGGIGLFIAFVGVQGSGLVVNDDSTLVAMGSFTPAVVISLVGLIIIAVLDKKKVKGAILYGIAVSSILAWGIAIIDADYAAKLSIYLPNGLFKFESISPIAGKLDFGYAFHKDTIATFITIVCTFLFVDFFDTVGTLVGVASKAKMLDKDGKLPGVGRALLVDAVSTTAGAAMGVSTVTTYVESSTGVAAGGRTGYTAITTGVLFFLAMFFSPIFVAIPSCATAPALMYVGYLMLGVVKDIDFDNITEGVPAFLTIAAMPLTYSIGDGLTLGVLSYVIINILYNIFAKKDEKKANVSWVMIILAVLFIFKIAFL comes from the coding sequence ATGGAAAACTTATCACCTAAAGAAAGAATTTTACCTATTCTTTCGAACAAAAAAGTGGATTACAAGAAAGAGGTAGTAGCTGGTATTACAACATTTTTAACAATGGCTTATATTATAGCAGTTAATCCTCAAATTCTTGGAGCAACTGGTATGGATCAAGGTGCTCTTGTTACTGCTACATGTTTAACAGCAGCTATAGGATGTATATTGATGGGTATATTTGCTAACTTACCATTTGCATTAGCATCAGGTATGGGATTAAATGCTTACTTTGCTTATTCGGTTGTTATTGGTAAAGGAATTTCTTGGGAAGTAGCATTAACAGCAGTTTTTGTTGAAGGAATTATATTTATATTACTATCACTTTTCAAAGTGCGTGAAGCAGTAGTAAATGCAATACCTAAAAATTTAAAGTTAGCTGTTACAGGAGGAATAGGTCTTTTTATCGCTTTCGTTGGTGTTCAAGGATCTGGATTAGTTGTAAATGATGATTCAACTTTAGTTGCTATGGGAAGTTTCACTCCAGCAGTTGTTATAAGTTTAGTTGGATTAATTATAATAGCTGTATTAGACAAGAAAAAGGTAAAAGGTGCAATATTATATGGTATAGCAGTATCATCTATATTAGCATGGGGAATAGCAATTATTGATGCAGATTATGCTGCAAAGCTATCAATTTATTTACCAAATGGATTATTTAAGTTTGAAAGTATATCACCGATAGCAGGAAAATTAGATTTTGGATATGCTTTTCACAAGGATACTATTGCAACATTTATTACAATAGTATGTACATTCTTATTTGTAGATTTCTTTGATACTGTAGGTACATTAGTAGGTGTTGCATCTAAGGCAAAAATGCTTGATAAAGATGGAAAGTTACCAGGTGTCGGTAGAGCTTTATTAGTTGATGCAGTTTCAACTACAGCTGGAGCAGCTATGGGAGTTTCAACTGTTACAACTTACGTTGAAAGTTCTACAGGAGTCGCTGCTGGTGGAAGAACAGGATATACAGCGATAACTACAGGTGTATTATTCTTTTTAGCAATGTTCTTTTCCCCAATATTTGTTGCTATTCCTAGTTGTGCTACAGCTCCAGCACTTATGTATGTTGGTTACTTAATGCTTGGTGTGGTTAAGGATATAGACTTTGATAATATAACTGAAGGAGTTCCAGCATTTTTAACAATAGCTGCTATGCCTTTAACATATAGCATAGGTGATGGATTAACACTAGGTGTATTATCATATGTTATCATAAATATACTTTATAATATATTTGCTAAGAAAGATGAGAAAAAAGCAAATGTATCATGGGTTATGATTATATTAGCAGTATTATTTATTTTTAAGATTGCATTTCTATAA
- a CDS encoding aminotransferase class I/II-fold pyridoxal phosphate-dependent enzyme: MLQQTKEYLKKEFKIKDEVLSLSEKALSEIEHVFNRYDEIREFNQLKVLKALQEERISESHFTNSSGYGYGDIGRDSLDKVYARVFGAEAALVRPHFVNGTHAIGAALFGNLRTGDTMMSICGSPYDTLHNIIGIGNKGKIGSMKEYGINYEQVDLTDDGKINLEEVKNKLESIPSIKLVHIQRSTGYGWRKALLIEDIEKVIKFIKSIKEDVIVFVDNCYGEFLDLKEPTEVGADLVAGSLIKNIGGGIAPTGGYIAGKEEYVTQASYRLTTPGIGGECGSTFGVVRSMYQGLFLAPHITIEAVKTAIFTSKIMELAGFEVLPKYDDERSDIIQAIKFNDKDKLIKFCKGIQKGSPIDSFVECEPWDMPGYEDEVIMAAGAFIQGSSIELSADAPIREPYIAYLQGGLTFDHGKIGVLISLSNIL, encoded by the coding sequence GTGTTACAACAAACTAAAGAATATTTAAAAAAGGAATTTAAAATAAAAGATGAAGTATTATCTCTTAGCGAAAAAGCTTTATCAGAAATAGAGCATGTATTTAATAGATATGATGAAATAAGAGAATTTAATCAATTGAAAGTCTTAAAAGCATTACAAGAAGAAAGAATTTCAGAATCACATTTTACTAATTCTTCAGGATATGGTTACGGCGATATTGGAAGAGATTCTTTGGACAAGGTATATGCTAGAGTATTTGGAGCAGAAGCAGCTTTAGTTAGACCTCATTTTGTAAATGGTACTCATGCAATAGGTGCAGCTTTATTTGGAAACCTTAGAACTGGCGATACTATGATGAGTATATGTGGATCTCCTTACGACACTTTACATAATATAATAGGTATTGGTAACAAAGGTAAGATCGGTTCTATGAAGGAATATGGAATCAATTATGAACAGGTAGATTTAACAGATGACGGTAAAATAAATTTAGAAGAGGTTAAAAATAAACTTGAAAGTATACCATCTATTAAGTTAGTACATATTCAACGTTCTACAGGATATGGATGGAGAAAAGCTTTATTAATTGAAGATATAGAAAAAGTAATTAAGTTTATAAAATCAATTAAAGAAGATGTTATAGTATTTGTAGATAATTGCTACGGTGAATTTCTAGATTTAAAAGAACCTACAGAAGTAGGGGCAGATTTAGTAGCAGGATCTCTTATTAAGAATATAGGGGGAGGAATAGCACCTACTGGAGGATATATTGCAGGAAAAGAGGAATATGTTACACAAGCTTCATACAGATTAACAACACCTGGAATAGGAGGAGAATGTGGATCAACATTTGGAGTCGTTCGCTCAATGTACCAAGGATTATTTTTAGCACCACATATAACGATAGAAGCGGTAAAAACAGCTATCTTTACATCTAAGATAATGGAATTAGCAGGCTTTGAAGTTTTACCTAAATATGATGATGAAAGAAGCGATATAATTCAAGCTATAAAGTTTAATGATAAGGATAAGTTAATAAAATTCTGTAAGGGTATTCAAAAGGGGTCACCTATAGATTCTTTTGTTGAATGTGAACCTTGGGATATGCCAGGCTATGAAGATGAAGTTATAATGGCTGCAGGTGCTTTTATTCAAGGATCATCAATTGAGCTTTCAGCTGATGCACCGATAAGAGAACCTTATATAGCATATTTACAAGGTGGACTTACATTTGATCATGGTAAGATAGGGGTATTAATTTCACTTTCTAATATTTTATAA
- the mutS gene encoding DNA mismatch repair protein MutS, giving the protein MALTPMMKQYVEIKETCKDCIIFYRLGDFYEMFFEDAEIAARELELVLTGRDCGLEKRAPMCGVPFHASSMYIGRLVSRGYKVAIVEQLEDPSKAKGLVKRGVVKIYTPGTYSDTSFLEESKNNYILTLGVNNNKCTLVFADVSTGEFNVTSFDYDESILISEASKYSPKELLVMDSIDDKVINIIKERIELTLTKRTSDIFNINEEKLIKHFGQSVLEGIDSTAKLIICGALNYIIETQKESLNHINKINFYSVDNYLSIDINSRRNLELTETLKDKSKKGSLLWVLDKTSTAMGARQLRKWIERPLINKDSINRRLDAVEELYNNLAVREDLREALKDIYDIERLVGKISSKNVNAKELISLKNSLGRIPEIKNLLKDINSELLKDLYSNLDELKDVYDLLDKSISNSPAITLKEGNIIKAGYNEDIDTLREAKENGRIWIANLESKEREETGIKSLKVSYNKVFGYYIEVTKTNLQLVPTDRYIRKQTLANAERYITEELKVMEEKILGAEEKLISLEYDTFIYIREKVEHEIERMQKSALVLSTLDVLASLATVALENNYVKPVVTGDYEIDIIEGRHPVIEKLLSNGQFVSNNTILDEKQSFMLITGPNMGGKSTYMRQIALISVMAQMGSFIPASSGKIGICDKIFTRIGASDDLASGKSTFMVEMWEVANILNNVTDKSLVLLDEVGRGTSTFDGLSIAWAVIEHLTKNKNAKCKTLFATHYHELTQLEQSLDGFKNYYVGVKKIDDELIFMHKILEGKEDQSYGIEVAKLAGLPKSVVERSREILESLEGKKSVNAYNVSYDEVSVTEDETKEVEESKESSYLSDNNSMTQITFESLEKDNLISTLKEIDIVSMTPMDSMNMLYKLVNEARKL; this is encoded by the coding sequence ATGGCACTTACCCCGATGATGAAGCAATATGTTGAAATAAAGGAGACTTGTAAGGATTGTATTATTTTTTATAGATTAGGCGATTTTTATGAAATGTTTTTTGAGGATGCAGAAATAGCAGCGCGAGAATTAGAGTTAGTGCTTACAGGAAGAGATTGTGGCTTAGAAAAAAGAGCACCAATGTGTGGTGTACCATTTCATGCATCTTCAATGTATATTGGAAGATTAGTTTCTAGAGGATATAAAGTAGCTATTGTTGAACAATTAGAAGATCCATCAAAAGCTAAAGGATTAGTTAAAAGAGGAGTTGTAAAAATATATACTCCAGGGACTTATTCTGATACTTCTTTTCTAGAGGAATCAAAAAATAATTATATACTTACACTAGGAGTAAATAATAATAAGTGTACATTAGTATTTGCAGATGTATCAACAGGAGAATTTAATGTTACTTCTTTTGATTATGATGAAAGTATACTTATATCAGAGGCATCTAAATATTCACCAAAAGAATTATTGGTAATGGATAGTATTGATGATAAGGTTATTAATATAATTAAAGAGAGAATAGAGCTTACATTAACAAAAAGAACTTCAGACATATTTAACATAAATGAAGAAAAGCTTATAAAACATTTTGGACAATCGGTTTTAGAAGGAATTGATTCTACAGCTAAACTAATTATTTGTGGAGCTCTAAATTATATAATAGAGACTCAAAAAGAATCTTTAAATCATATTAACAAAATTAATTTTTATAGTGTTGATAATTATTTATCAATTGATATTAATAGTAGAAGAAATTTAGAGCTTACAGAGACATTAAAAGATAAGTCTAAAAAAGGATCGCTACTTTGGGTTTTAGATAAAACATCTACTGCTATGGGTGCAAGACAGCTTAGAAAGTGGATTGAAAGGCCTCTTATTAATAAAGATTCTATCAATAGAAGATTAGATGCTGTGGAGGAACTCTATAATAATCTAGCAGTGAGGGAAGATTTAAGAGAAGCTCTAAAAGACATATATGATATAGAAAGATTAGTTGGAAAAATTTCATCAAAAAATGTAAATGCTAAAGAGTTAATTTCCTTGAAAAACTCATTAGGAAGAATACCAGAAATTAAGAACTTACTTAAAGATATAAATAGTGAATTACTAAAAGATCTGTATAGCAACTTAGATGAATTAAAAGATGTTTATGATCTTTTAGATAAGTCTATAAGTAACTCACCAGCAATAACTTTAAAAGAAGGTAATATAATCAAAGCTGGATATAATGAAGATATAGATACTTTACGTGAAGCAAAAGAAAATGGTCGTATATGGATTGCAAACTTAGAGAGTAAAGAAAGAGAAGAAACTGGGATAAAATCACTTAAGGTTAGCTATAATAAAGTATTTGGATATTATATAGAGGTAACTAAAACAAATTTACAATTAGTACCTACAGATAGATATATAAGAAAACAAACTTTAGCAAATGCAGAAAGATATATTACAGAAGAATTAAAAGTAATGGAAGAAAAAATCTTAGGAGCTGAAGAAAAATTAATAAGTTTAGAATATGATACCTTTATTTATATACGAGAGAAAGTTGAGCATGAAATAGAGAGAATGCAAAAAAGTGCATTAGTATTGTCAACATTAGATGTTCTAGCTTCGCTTGCAACAGTGGCATTAGAAAATAATTATGTTAAACCAGTGGTAACAGGTGATTATGAAATTGATATTATTGAAGGACGACATCCTGTTATTGAAAAACTTCTTTCAAATGGACAGTTTGTATCTAACAATACAATATTAGATGAAAAGCAAAGTTTTATGCTTATTACTGGACCTAATATGGGTGGTAAATCAACATATATGAGGCAGATAGCATTAATTTCAGTGATGGCACAGATGGGATCTTTTATACCTGCTAGTTCAGGTAAAATTGGAATATGCGATAAGATATTTACACGTATAGGTGCCTCTGATGACTTGGCTTCTGGTAAATCTACTTTTATGGTGGAGATGTGGGAAGTTGCCAATATATTAAATAATGTTACAGATAAGAGTCTTGTTTTATTAGATGAAGTTGGAAGAGGTACTTCTACATTTGATGGATTATCTATCGCATGGGCTGTTATAGAACATTTAACTAAGAATAAAAATGCTAAATGTAAAACTCTATTTGCAACTCATTATCATGAATTAACACAATTAGAACAAAGCTTAGATGGATTTAAAAATTATTATGTAGGTGTAAAGAAAATAGATGATGAGCTAATATTTATGCACAAGATCCTAGAAGGTAAAGAGGATCAATCTTATGGTATTGAGGTAGCAAAACTTGCAGGACTTCCGAAATCAGTTGTAGAGCGTTCAAGAGAAATATTAGAGTCATTAGAAGGTAAGAAATCTGTTAATGCTTATAATGTATCTTATGATGAAGTATCTGTAACAGAGGATGAAACTAAAGAAGTTGAAGAAAGTAAGGAAAGTAGTTATTTAAGTGATAATAATTCAATGACACAAATTACTTTTGAATCTTTAGAAAAAGATAACTTAATATCAACTTTAAAAGAAATAGATATAGTAAGTATGACACCGATGGATAGTATGAATATGCTTTATAAATTAGTAAATGAAGCTAGAAAATTATAA
- a CDS encoding 4'-phosphopantetheinyl transferase family protein: protein MRIIKKKIDYNLSREDFLKLLANLNDNDKEKILRYKKYEDSLRSLYGKLLLKDALNIVELNLSYNEYGKPYLQSPYDDIHFNISHSGEWVVVAIDTVPIGIDIQEITNTDIKIAKRFFSKEESEYIFSLSEDNQIEAFFKLWSLKEAYVKAKGKGLSIPLNSFTIDISRDTPILGQGSDSKICEFYSDKVGENYFMSVCRMI, encoded by the coding sequence TTGAGAATAATAAAGAAAAAAATAGATTACAATTTAAGTAGAGAAGACTTTCTAAAGTTACTAGCTAATTTAAATGATAATGATAAAGAAAAAATACTTAGGTATAAGAAATATGAGGATTCTTTAAGAAGTTTATATGGGAAATTGTTATTAAAAGATGCTCTTAATATAGTAGAACTTAACTTATCATATAATGAATATGGTAAGCCATATTTACAATCACCCTATGACGATATTCATTTTAATATATCACATTCAGGAGAGTGGGTTGTTGTTGCTATAGATACTGTGCCTATTGGGATAGATATTCAAGAGATAACAAATACAGATATAAAAATTGCGAAGAGATTTTTTAGCAAAGAGGAAAGTGAATATATATTTTCTCTTAGTGAGGATAATCAAATAGAGGCTTTTTTTAAGCTATGGTCTTTAAAGGAAGCTTATGTAAAGGCCAAGGGAAAAGGGTTATCTATACCTTTGAATTCATTTACTATTGACATAAGTAGAGATACTCCTATTTTAGGACAAGGTTCAGATTCAAAAATATGTGAATTTTACAGTGATAAAGTAGGAGAGAATTACTTTATGTCAGTATGCAGGATGATTTAA
- the mutL gene encoding DNA mismatch repair endonuclease MutL — MDNRINVLDNETSNKIAAGEVVERPLSVVKELIENSIDAKAKNITIEIEDGGQKLIRVIDDGIGIHFDDIRKAFMEHGTSKINSIEDVYKINTLGFRGEALPSIASISKLTLTTYREGSNGGSITFEGGIEKTFSIAGTNKGTMIEVRDLFYNVPARLKFMKTPQREGSLIADIVNRIALSHPDISFKFYNNGKRILLTLGNDNLKDVIRSVYGKSTIDNLIYFENITDTVSVYGYVGNMELARGSRNNQSVFINKRYIKNKLIGTAVENAVKSFFTINKFPFFILFLDIYSELIDVNVHPTKSEVKFNDDKVIFSTVFHGVHNALKEYVKSDFLEEEVNDREETTNIVVEKIEMPLDFKRTEVKYNTFEMEVPKKEVVYDSGEIYSRNIKSINEETKPLYNNVVEKEVYNEKTEYIPIISREPKFPKFKVIGQILKTYIVLEGADSLILLDQHAAHEKILFEKYFSEIKSRKVHSQILLSPEVIQLPYDDFIIYTENNLVFKEAGFLIEEFGGNSIVIKEVPIFLGKPEVKDLFLSILDNIKKMASTDTIDIKYNKIATLACRSAVKANDKLTYEEMDSLVEQLRYIEDPFNCPHGRPTMIKITNTELEKRFKRIQ; from the coding sequence ATGGATAATAGAATTAATGTATTAGATAATGAAACCTCCAATAAGATAGCGGCGGGAGAAGTAGTTGAGAGGCCTCTCTCTGTAGTTAAAGAATTAATTGAAAATTCTATTGATGCAAAGGCAAAAAATATTACCATTGAAATAGAAGACGGTGGTCAAAAGCTTATTAGAGTAATAGATGATGGAATAGGCATACATTTTGATGATATAAGAAAAGCATTTATGGAACATGGTACTAGTAAAATAAACTCAATAGAAGATGTTTATAAGATAAATACACTAGGGTTTAGAGGTGAAGCATTACCTTCTATTGCATCAATATCAAAATTAACCCTTACTACTTATAGAGAAGGGTCTAATGGAGGTAGTATTACTTTTGAAGGTGGAATAGAAAAGACATTCTCTATTGCAGGAACTAATAAAGGAACTATGATAGAAGTAAGAGATTTATTTTATAATGTACCAGCTAGACTAAAATTTATGAAAACTCCTCAAAGAGAAGGTTCATTAATTGCTGATATAGTTAATAGGATAGCACTTTCGCATCCGGATATATCATTTAAATTTTATAATAATGGAAAACGAATATTATTAACATTAGGAAATGATAATTTAAAAGATGTAATAAGATCTGTATATGGAAAGTCAACTATAGATAATTTGATTTACTTTGAAAATATAACTGATACAGTATCTGTTTATGGTTATGTAGGAAACATGGAGTTAGCTAGGGGAAGTAGAAATAATCAAAGCGTATTTATAAATAAAAGGTATATAAAAAATAAACTTATTGGAACAGCTGTGGAGAATGCAGTAAAATCATTTTTTACAATTAATAAATTTCCGTTTTTTATACTATTTTTAGATATATATTCTGAATTAATAGATGTTAATGTACATCCAACAAAATCAGAAGTTAAATTTAATGATGATAAAGTTATATTCAGCACTGTTTTTCATGGGGTGCATAATGCATTAAAAGAATATGTGAAAAGTGATTTTTTAGAAGAAGAGGTTAATGACCGAGAAGAAACAACTAATATTGTAGTAGAAAAAATAGAAATGCCTTTAGATTTTAAACGAACTGAAGTAAAATATAATACCTTTGAGATGGAAGTACCTAAAAAAGAAGTAGTTTATGATTCAGGTGAAATTTATAGTAGAAACATAAAAAGTATAAATGAAGAGACTAAACCATTATATAATAATGTGGTAGAAAAAGAAGTATACAATGAAAAAACTGAATATATTCCAATTATCAGTAGAGAACCAAAATTCCCAAAGTTTAAAGTTATAGGTCAAATACTTAAAACTTATATTGTACTTGAAGGTGCAGATTCATTAATACTATTAGATCAACATGCTGCTCATGAAAAAATACTATTTGAAAAATATTTTTCTGAAATTAAAAGTAGAAAGGTACATTCTCAAATATTGTTAAGTCCAGAAGTTATACAGTTGCCATATGATGATTTTATAATATATACTGAGAATAATCTTGTTTTTAAAGAGGCAGGTTTCTTAATTGAGGAATTTGGAGGAAATTCAATAGTAATAAAAGAGGTACCTATTTTTCTTGGTAAACCTGAAGTAAAAGATTTATTTTTATCTATACTAGATAATATTAAGAAAATGGCTTCCACAGATACTATAGATATAAAATACAATAAAATTGCGACATTAGCTTGTAGAAGTGCGGTAAAAGCTAATGATAAACTAACATACGAAGAGATGGACTCTTTAGTTGAGCAGTTACGGTATATAGAAGATCCGTTTAACTGCCCTCACGGAAGGCCGACTATGATTAAAATAACAAATACTGAACTTGAAAAACGATTCAAAAGAATACAATAA
- the miaA gene encoding tRNA (adenosine(37)-N6)-dimethylallyltransferase MiaA, whose product MKQDLIIIAGPTAVGKTDISINLAREINGEIISADSMQIYRYMDIGSAKISETEMKGIKHHLIDVIDPSEEFSVSDFYEKATEAIKDISSRGKTPILAGGTGLYINSLIYNYAFAKADKDEEYRNYLVNLAEEKGNEYVHSLLKDKDKEAYNRLYPNDLKRVIRALEVYKTTGKTLSEINSEVDVYDIPYNITYFVLNMDREKLYDRINLRVDIMLEKGLLNEVINLRKMGYNSSMQSMKGIGYKEILQYLEGDITLEDAIYLIKKGSRNYAKRQLTWFRKDKRTIWINKDEFKSDNEILDFMIDSINGKNIIK is encoded by the coding sequence TTGAAACAGGATTTAATTATAATTGCAGGACCTACTGCTGTAGGTAAAACAGATATATCTATAAATCTAGCAAGAGAGATAAATGGTGAAATTATATCTGCGGATTCTATGCAAATATATAGATATATGGATATAGGTTCTGCTAAGATAAGTGAAACAGAAATGAAGGGTATAAAACATCATTTAATAGATGTTATTGACCCAAGTGAGGAATTTTCAGTATCTGATTTTTATGAAAAAGCTACTGAAGCTATAAAAGATATATCATCTAGAGGGAAAACCCCTATTTTAGCTGGAGGTACTGGACTGTATATTAATTCTTTAATTTATAACTATGCTTTTGCAAAAGCGGATAAAGATGAAGAATATAGAAATTACTTAGTTAATTTAGCAGAAGAAAAAGGTAATGAATATGTACATTCTTTACTAAAAGATAAAGATAAAGAAGCATATAATAGACTATATCCGAATGACTTAAAAAGGGTTATTAGAGCTCTAGAGGTGTATAAAACAACAGGAAAAACATTAAGTGAAATAAATAGCGAAGTTGATGTATATGATATTCCTTATAATATAACTTATTTTGTATTAAATATGGATAGAGAAAAATTATATGATAGGATAAATCTTCGTGTAGATATTATGTTAGAAAAAGGATTATTAAATGAAGTTATAAATTTACGTAAAATGGGGTATAATTCAAGTATGCAATCTATGAAAGGAATAGGTTATAAAGAAATACTTCAATATTTAGAAGGTGATATAACTTTAGAAGATGCAATATACTTAATTAAGAAGGGAAGTAGAAATTACGCTAAGCGTCAGTTGACATGGTTTAGAAAAGATAAGAGAACCATCTGGATCAACAAAGATGAATTTAAAAGCGACAATGAAATTCTCGACTTTATGATAGATAGTATTAATGGAAAAAATATTATCAAATAG
- the hfq gene encoding RNA chaperone Hfq, translating to MNKSTNNLQDIFLNSARKGKIPVTIHLTNGFQLKGYVKGFDSFTVILESDGKQLMVYKHAISTITPGKPILFNNNYENGEERE from the coding sequence ATGAATAAATCAACTAATAATCTTCAAGACATATTTCTAAATAGCGCGAGAAAAGGTAAGATACCTGTTACAATACATTTAACTAATGGATTTCAACTTAAGGGCTATGTTAAGGGATTTGATAGTTTTACTGTTATTCTTGAGAGCGATGGTAAGCAGTTAATGGTATATAAACATGCTATTTCTACCATAACCCCGGGAAAACCAATTTTATTTAATAATAATTATGAAAATGGAGAGGAGAGAGAATAG